From the Nodularia sphaerocarpa UHCC 0038 genome, the window AGAGATGTAACCGTTGGCTTTGGTACAGTAGTATGTGCTGGAGCAGTGATTAATCCAGGGGGAAAAATTGGTAATAATGTGATTATTAATACTAGTTCCAGTGTAGATCATGAGTGCATCATTGAAGATGGTGTTCATATTGGTCCAGGGGTTCATATAGGTGGTAGAACTACTATTAAACAAGGAACATGGATAGGAATTGGAGCTACTGTAAGCGATCGCATTACCATTGGCTCAAATTCCATCATTGGTGCTGGATCAGTTGTAGTCAGAGATATACCATCTCATGTAGTGGCCTACGGGGTGCCGGCAAAAGTAATGAAAAATATTGATTCATCTGTAAAATCTTAGAAAGC encodes:
- a CDS encoding acetyltransferase; the protein is MWGASGHSLVVADIIRLQNDYTIIGFLDDVNYHLHGKTFCGSIILGGREKFDQLHNDGVEYSLIAVGNCQARLELSKLLQKNCFLLANAIHPLSIISRDVTVGFGTVVCAGAVINPGGKIGNNVIINTSSSVDHECIIEDGVHIGPGVHIGGRTTIKQGTWIGIGATVSDRITIGSNSIIGAGSVVVRDIPSHVVAYGVPAKVMKNIDSSVKS